The genome window GCCCTTGACTGCATTAAGGATGCTGTAGATGATTGAAATTGTTGGGCTTGGCCCTGGCGATGAGAGTATGCTGACGGATGAGGCTAAGAACGTGTTGATGCATGCTTCAGTCTTAATGCTTCGCACTGAGCGTCATCCTACTGTCGATTGGCTCAATAAACAAAAAATTCCTTACCAGTCTTTCGATACATTTTATGAGACCGCCTCTGATTTCGAGACCCTTTATGATCAGATTGCACTGTCAGTATTGGAAGCGGCGAAAATACAGGGGGATGTTGTTTATGCGGTGCCAGGTCATCCTTTGATCGGTGAGGATTCTGTTCAGCGAATATTATTCTTAGCCAAGGAAGCAGAGCTCCCTACTAAAATTGTCCGAAGCCCTAGTTTTATCGAACCGATGATGGAGGCTGTGGGAGTTAATCTTAGTGAGGGGCTGCAGATTTGGAATGCATATACATTAGACCGTTTTAGGCCAGATCCGAGACTGCCTCAGATTATTTACCAAGTTGATTCGCAAGTGGCCGCTTCCGATGTCAAACTTCGATTGATGGACTTCTATCCGGATGAACATTCAGTTTCAGTCGTACGTTCTGTCGGAACTGAAGAGCTGTCGGTGGAATGGATGCCCCTCTTTGAGATCGACCGACATGAGCATGATGTATTAACCAGCCTTTTTGTGCCTAGTTTGCCATTAGAACGTGAGCATGGCCTTTACGGGTTAGTTGATATTATCTCAGCTTTACGTAGCCCTGAGGGTTGTCCATGGGATAAAGAACAGACCCACGAAAGCCTTAAGAAGTTTGCTCTCGAAGAAGTCTATGAGTTAGTCGACGCAGTAGAAACAGGTGACCCCGACAAGTTGTGCGAAGAGCTTGGAGATGTTTTATTACAGGTTATGCTTCATGCGGAAATTGCTAATGAAGATGGGCTTTTTAATATCGATGACGTTTCAGCAATCCAATCCGAAAAGTTAATTAGGCGCCATCCACATGTATTTTCCGGTTTAGAAGTCAGAGATTCTGCTGAAGTTTTACACAACTGGGACCTTATCAAGACAGCAGAGAAGGGTGAAGAAGCGCGCCATTCTTCAATTCTGGAAGGGGTTCCTCAAGCAATGCCCGCTTTGATGCGCGCGATGGAGATTTCAAAGCGCGTT of bacterium contains these proteins:
- the mazG gene encoding nucleoside triphosphate pyrophosphohydrolase, giving the protein MIEIVGLGPGDESMLTDEAKNVLMHASVLMLRTERHPTVDWLNKQKIPYQSFDTFYETASDFETLYDQIALSVLEAAKIQGDVVYAVPGHPLIGEDSVQRILFLAKEAELPTKIVRSPSFIEPMMEAVGVNLSEGLQIWNAYTLDRFRPDPRLPQIIYQVDSQVAASDVKLRLMDFYPDEHSVSVVRSVGTEELSVEWMPLFEIDRHEHDVLTSLFVPSLPLEREHGLYGLVDIISALRSPEGCPWDKEQTHESLKKFALEEVYELVDAVETGDPDKLCEELGDVLLQVMLHAEIANEDGLFNIDDVSAIQSEKLIRRHPHVFSGLEVRDSAEVLHNWDLIKTAEKGEEARHSSILEGVPQAMPALMRAMEISKRVARVGFEWQNIDGVFDKIEEEQHELREAFQSGDKARTKDELGDLLFAIVNLARHMKIDPEEALRHMILRFVDRFITMENKATLNGRNLRTLTPEEWDDLWEQAKKA